One Methylocaldum marinum DNA window includes the following coding sequences:
- the gltX gene encoding glutamate--tRNA ligase produces the protein MKSTKSRFAPSPTGLMHLGNARTALFSALFGDRFLLRIEDTDSERSRSEFVDELIADLRWMGLNWDEGPENAEPDERYFQSCRGAIYQRYYEELEQQGRAYFCFCSPRELEISRKIQLSSGQPPRYTGKCSHLTADEVSRKLDEGLRPTLRFRVPKNETVEFEDLVRGPQKFATDDIGDFIIRRADGSAAFFFCNAIDDALMGVTHVLRGEDHLANTPRQMLVLAALGLPIPQYAHISLIMGDDGAPLSKRNGSRSLKQLREEGYFPCALLNMLARLGHHYDCDDLMDFRTLKANFDLSRLGKSPARFDVAHLDHWQQLVVRSADDETLGGWLRKETAAIVPEEHLAAFIEIVRSNCVFPDQADRWARILFTDELQLDPDAAEAAAQAGESYFLSAIDAANAAQADFDMFLRELKTRTGAKGKALFMPLRAGLTGRLDGPELGAIYRLLDPHRLHRRLAEFTYESE, from the coding sequence ATGAAATCGACCAAGTCTCGCTTCGCTCCCAGTCCGACCGGTCTCATGCACCTCGGCAACGCTCGCACGGCCTTGTTCAGCGCGTTATTCGGAGACCGTTTCCTGCTTCGTATCGAAGATACCGACAGCGAGCGGAGCCGCAGCGAATTCGTCGATGAACTGATCGCCGATTTGCGCTGGATGGGCCTGAATTGGGATGAAGGTCCAGAAAATGCCGAGCCGGATGAACGATACTTCCAATCTTGTCGAGGCGCGATTTATCAGCGTTATTACGAGGAACTCGAGCAGCAGGGTCGCGCCTATTTCTGTTTCTGTTCGCCGCGGGAACTGGAGATTTCGCGCAAGATCCAGTTGAGTTCCGGTCAGCCGCCGCGTTACACGGGCAAGTGTTCGCACCTTACCGCGGACGAGGTGAGCCGCAAGCTTGACGAAGGACTTCGGCCCACCTTGCGCTTTCGAGTACCTAAGAACGAAACGGTGGAATTCGAGGATCTCGTGCGCGGACCGCAGAAATTCGCTACCGACGACATCGGCGATTTCATCATCCGTCGAGCCGACGGGAGCGCGGCATTTTTCTTCTGCAACGCCATCGACGATGCGTTGATGGGGGTGACGCACGTGCTGCGGGGCGAAGACCATCTCGCCAACACGCCCCGGCAGATGCTGGTGCTTGCGGCGCTCGGCTTGCCGATACCGCAGTATGCCCATATTTCGCTGATTATGGGCGACGACGGAGCGCCCCTGTCCAAGCGCAACGGCAGCCGCAGCCTGAAACAATTGCGCGAGGAAGGCTATTTTCCGTGCGCCCTGTTGAACATGCTGGCCCGGCTGGGCCACCACTACGACTGTGACGACCTCATGGATTTCCGAACGCTCAAGGCGAACTTCGATCTGTCCCGCCTGGGAAAATCGCCGGCACGGTTCGACGTCGCCCATCTGGATCACTGGCAGCAACTGGTGGTCCGATCGGCTGACGACGAGACGCTCGGGGGATGGCTGCGCAAGGAGACCGCCGCCATCGTTCCGGAGGAACATCTTGCGGCGTTCATCGAAATCGTGCGCAGCAACTGCGTGTTCCCGGACCAGGCGGACCGTTGGGCACGCATCCTGTTCACGGATGAGTTGCAGCTCGATCCGGATGCCGCCGAAGCTGCCGCACAAGCGGGAGAATCCTATTTTCTTTCCGCTATCGATGCCGCCAACGCGGCGCAGGCCGATTTCGATATGTTTCTGCGCGAGCTGAAGACTAGGACGGGCGCGAAGGGCAAGGCGCTGTTCATGCCGCTCCGCGCCGGCTTGACCGGACGTCTGGACGGACCGGAACTCGGAGCGATTTACCGATTGCTGGACCCGCACCGGCTACATCGCCGATTAGCCGAATTCACCTACGAATCCGAATGA